One Malaclemys terrapin pileata isolate rMalTer1 chromosome 21, rMalTer1.hap1, whole genome shotgun sequence DNA window includes the following coding sequences:
- the LOC128826984 gene encoding trypsin-3-like, giving the protein MKLLIIAMLVVGAAADSDSEGERIIGGRNCRFGSRPYQVALLRNGRVTCGGSLIAPKWVLTAAHCSRRGISSLRVHLGDYNLRVKEPTEQIRRIRNFFVHPSYNLCPRDNDFMLLELDKPAQLNNYVNTINLATRCPSPGTRCSVSGWGTIRSPQRLRPAILQCADVYSVSQARCQDVYRGRITENMFCAGVEQGGISSCKGDSGGPLVCNGQLQGVVSWGKSVCALPGQPRVFANVCKAAEWVRRTIRRKCVRSD; this is encoded by the exons ATGAAGTTGTTGATCATCGCAATGCTGGTAGTCGGGGCAGCCGCAG ACTCAGACTCAGAGGGAGAACGGATCATTGGAGGAAGAAACTGCCGCTTTGGCTCGCGGCCCTACCAGGTGGCTCTCCTGAGGAACGGCCGTGTCACCTGTGGCGGGAGCCTGATAGCCCCGAAGTGGGTGCTAACTGCTGCGCACTGCAGCAGACGAGGGATCAG CTCCCTGCGGGTGCATCTGGGGGATTATAATCTACGGGTGAAAGAACCCACAGAACAGATACGAAGAATCCGCAACTTCTTTGTGCACCCcagttataacctctgtcctcgTGACAATGACTTCATGCTTCTGGAGTTGGAtaagcccgctcagctcaacaACTACGTGAACACAATCAACCTGGCTACCCGTTGTCCCTCTCCTGGAACACGATGCAGTGTGTCGGGATGGGGCACCATCAGGTCCCCCCAAA GGCTGCGCCCAGCCATCCTGCAGTGTGCAGATGTCTATAGCGTCAGCCAGGCCAGGTGCCAGGACGTTTACCGGGGCAGGATCACGGAGAACATGTTCTGCGCTGGCGTGGAACAGGGTGGCATAAGCTCATGCAAG GGGGATTCAGGAGGCCCACTGGTCTGCAACGGGCAGCTGCAGGGCGTGGTCTCCTGGGGGAAGTCTGTCTGTGCCCTGCCGGGACAACCCAGGGTCTTCGCCAATGTCTGCAAAGCTGCCGAGTGGGTGAGGCGCACCATAAGGAGGAAGTGTGTCAGATCGGACTGA